The window AGTCTCATTTAATTGATAGTTCAACACATAACGAATAGGTTTTTGTTTACTTCCAGATTTAGGTTCTTGCTGAGCAATTATTGGTTGCTCATTATTAGTATCTGAAACTATATCGTTTTCATCTTGATTAAACACTCTATAAGTTGCATTACTTCTTGATGGTTTCTCAGTCCACACCTGCTTTACCTTACGTCGTTTTGCAATTGGTTTTTTCAGTCTGAAAGCAACCTCGAAAGTAGATTGGTTTGATAAAGCACTTGTTTCACCTGTAACTGGATAATAAGCAAACAACCCTATCTCATATACTTTCTGGTCAAACTTAAAACCCAACCCCATAGTACCTCTGTCGACATAGTTTAACCCTAATTGTAAAGATCCTGTTGTAATAGGATCTGTCGGGTTTTCATTTCTGAAATGTGCACCTCCCCAAAGTGTGGACTGGACTGTATGCTTTCCATCCATATAATCATACAAAATTTCAGGAGTAAGTGTCAGGTTATGTCTTAGCCAAAACACTACTGATGCTGTAACACTACCTCCCATTTGCAACATATCAGTTGCTGTCACATCTCCCGCTCCCTTTGGCTGATTCAAACGGTAAATATTTACACCCAAACGGTGTTTTTCTTTATAATTTTCATCTAAAGAACTCCACAATAACCCTCCATACAAACTTAGATAATTTCGTTTTACACTGGTCCACACTTCTCCATTATCCAGTTCTGAGTTAAAACCATAAATGGGGTCCCACTGGCTTCCTGTAGTAAAATTACTTCCACCTAATTTCAAATTGCTCCAAGCTACACCCATGCCTAAAGAAAGGTCATGATACTGATTAAGCTGTACCATATAAGCAAATGATCCACCCAGTTCCTGAATATTGAAACCGGCAACATCCTGAGGTGCATCATTCATAAAATAAAGTCCGCCACCTCCTTTTAGAAGCCCACTTCCTTTTTCAGTTAATGGCATAGAAGCTGATACAATAGTCCTATTACGTTGCAAGTCAGCTCCATAGGATTGGCTTCTATGTAAAATAGATAATGAAGCGTCTGTAGATACGCCACCCCAAGCAGGAGAAAGTCGCAAAGGTGCAAAGCCATTCATCGCTCCATATCCTGATATTTGGGCTTGAAGCTGCAAAGAATTTAATGCAAAAAGTAATGCTGAAAGTAATATCAGTCGTTTGAGCATATTATTTCGGGTATACATGAATTATGGTTAAACATTATTTTGGTTGGTTGAGAGATGAAGCCAAATCTGCTGCATGTTACTTCCCATACTCCAACTACTAAGGGTTCCCCTTCAAGTTCTAGTAACCCTGTTTGGGTTTGAATATGTAATAACTCCCCTGTTTCTGTATGTGTCAGTTCCCATTGAAATACTTCAGAACCTTCTAAAACCGATAATATTTTTGGAGCTTCAATCCTCATTACTTCTCTAACAGCATTATAGTAACCTATAGCTTTTGGTATGGCATCTGATACAATTGAATGACATGTATAACCAAATATAAACCAAAGAGCCCCTTCATTCTGTTCAGAAAATTCATAATCTGTTAACCCATAACTTGAACTGCAATCTGCATTTTCAACATAAGTAGAAGCTGTACTAACTTTTTTATCATAGCCAAAGCTGTTTATTGGCTCCTCATATACTAGGTAGATTGTTGGGCCAGTATAATATGTACTTTGCCCTTCAACATAAAGAATTGGAAATCCATTTTTATCATAGCTTTCTGCTTCCCCTCCATCATTAGTCCCCCCAGAAATACTTAAATTAACTGATAAATAACTATATGTCCCCTTTGTTAAGGGTACTAGGTTACTTTCAGAGGGGCTTATATAATTTCCACTCGTATTTCCCCATAAAACAATCTGTGCATTTATTGATATACAACTGAAAAAGCACATGCTAAA of the Limibacter armeniacum genome contains:
- a CDS encoding type IX secretion system membrane protein PorP/SprF; the protein is MLKRLILLSALLFALNSLQLQAQISGYGAMNGFAPLRLSPAWGGVSTDASLSILHRSQSYGADLQRNRTIVSASMPLTEKGSGLLKGGGGLYFMNDAPQDVAGFNIQELGGSFAYMVQLNQYHDLSLGMGVAWSNLKLGGSNFTTGSQWDPIYGFNSELDNGEVWTSVKRNYLSLYGGLLWSSLDENYKEKHRLGVNIYRLNQPKGAGDVTATDMLQMGGSVTASVVFWLRHNLTLTPEILYDYMDGKHTVQSTLWGGAHFRNENPTDPITTGSLQLGLNYVDRGTMGLGFKFDQKVYEIGLFAYYPVTGETSALSNQSTFEVAFRLKKPIAKRRKVKQVWTEKPSRSNATYRVFNQDENDIVSDTNNEQPIIAQQEPKSGSKQKPIRYVLNYQLNETRLIQVSQQQLDYTVKLLNANPDLHIRIVGHSDSQGDEKVKAKVAWERAKEIRDYILASGVDKSRVSTTSKSDKEPLFSNDSEENKAKNRRVELLIYEP